A section of the Spirosoma oryzicola genome encodes:
- a CDS encoding HlyD family secretion protein, translating to MNTFSELRAEEVQEMLARPPRWLLRWGITVAFLVIALVFVGAWFIHYPDLVRASFKLTSASVPKAVLARSDGKVVRLLVQDGQTVKTGSSLAYLESTARHDEIIRLSHQLANAWNIARQGNLEGLDKLDLSHYNHLGELQNAYQTFEQNHIQLRAYLANGFFSQKKAILRQEIKDLQALTNNLRQQQKIQERDQALAEEDYATQKQLADQKSLTPLELKREESKLIGRRFPYQQTALALISNLTAQRVKEKEMLELDRQVTEERDKFLLSLSTFQSAVDGWKLRYILTAPVSGRVMMVGSLQENQSVVDNQEVFYVAPPSTDYFGELRIPQQNAGKVQVGQTVLVKFTGYPYQEFGALRGRITYIADIPLRDSVFLARVQLPSDLKTTYNRTLAYKTGMTASADILNNDSRLLEKLFYQFRHVFNGM from the coding sequence ATGAATACATTTTCCGAACTACGCGCCGAGGAGGTGCAGGAAATGCTAGCTCGGCCTCCCAGGTGGCTGTTACGCTGGGGTATTACAGTGGCCTTTCTGGTCATTGCGCTGGTGTTTGTCGGAGCGTGGTTCATTCACTACCCCGATTTAGTGCGGGCTTCGTTTAAACTCACCTCGGCCAGTGTACCTAAAGCTGTATTGGCCCGCTCAGATGGGAAGGTGGTGCGGCTGTTAGTACAGGATGGGCAAACAGTAAAAACCGGGTCTTCACTTGCTTATTTAGAAAGCACCGCCCGGCACGATGAAATAATTCGGCTGTCTCACCAGCTTGCTAACGCTTGGAACATCGCTAGGCAGGGAAATCTGGAAGGGCTTGATAAACTGGACCTATCGCACTACAACCATCTAGGTGAATTGCAGAACGCCTACCAGACCTTCGAGCAGAATCATATTCAACTTCGTGCTTATTTAGCCAATGGTTTTTTTAGTCAGAAAAAGGCCATCCTCCGGCAAGAAATTAAAGACTTGCAAGCCTTAACCAATAATCTACGTCAACAGCAAAAAATTCAAGAACGAGACCAAGCACTGGCCGAAGAAGACTACGCCACTCAAAAGCAGTTAGCTGATCAAAAATCATTAACCCCACTCGAACTCAAGCGCGAAGAAAGTAAACTCATAGGCCGACGGTTTCCTTATCAGCAAACGGCATTAGCCCTTATTAGCAATTTGACCGCTCAGCGCGTTAAAGAGAAGGAAATGCTGGAACTCGATAGGCAGGTTACCGAAGAGCGCGATAAGTTTTTACTAAGTTTGAGTACATTTCAAAGCGCTGTGGATGGATGGAAATTAAGATATATACTCACGGCTCCTGTTAGTGGTAGAGTGATGATGGTGGGTTCATTGCAGGAAAACCAGTCGGTGGTTGATAATCAGGAAGTATTTTATGTAGCCCCCCCCAGTACCGATTACTTCGGTGAGTTGCGCATACCACAACAAAACGCGGGTAAAGTGCAAGTAGGACAGACTGTATTGGTAAAGTTTACGGGCTATCCTTATCAGGAGTTTGGTGCCCTTCGGGGACGCATTACGTACATTGCCGACATTCCTCTTAGAGACAGCGTTTTTCTAGCTCGCGTTCAACTACCCTCTGACCTGAAAACGACGTATAATCGGACATTAGCTTACAAAACTGGCATGACAGCATCAGCTGACATTCTCAACAATGATAGTCGTCTGCTCGAAAAGCTATTTTATCAATTTCGCCACGTGTTTAACGGAATGTAA
- a CDS encoding recombinase family protein, whose amino-acid sequence MMQRPYVGYFRVSTQKQGRSGLGLEAQRSTVNTYLGSNGVLVGEFTDVESGKKNDRPQLLAAIAYCKEQRAVLLIAKLDRLTRNVAFIFTLRDSGIEFVCADMPEANTLTIGVMATMAQYERELIGERTRKALAEKKRQGAKLGTPANLDTAAILKSRKIRQVNARQDENNRRAATLARSLRQAGQNWSQITETLNNNGFRTRRGKSFHVAQVQRVIKLME is encoded by the coding sequence ATGATGCAGCGACCCTACGTAGGCTACTTTCGGGTGTCAACCCAGAAACAGGGACGAAGTGGCCTGGGCCTGGAAGCCCAACGCTCAACGGTCAATACCTATCTGGGAAGTAACGGAGTGCTGGTAGGTGAATTTACCGATGTTGAGTCAGGGAAGAAAAATGACCGGCCTCAATTACTGGCTGCCATCGCGTACTGTAAAGAGCAACGGGCAGTCCTATTAATTGCCAAGCTGGACCGGTTAACCCGGAACGTGGCCTTTATTTTTACATTGAGGGATTCGGGAATTGAATTCGTATGTGCCGATATGCCCGAAGCTAATACCCTGACTATCGGCGTCATGGCCACCATGGCACAGTATGAGCGGGAATTAATCGGTGAACGCACTCGTAAAGCACTGGCGGAGAAAAAAAGGCAGGGGGCTAAGTTAGGTACTCCTGCTAACTTGGATACAGCGGCTATTCTTAAAAGTCGGAAGATCCGCCAAGTAAATGCACGCCAGGACGAAAATAATCGACGGGCGGCTACGCTGGCCCGTTCGTTACGTCAGGCTGGTCAGAACTGGAGTCAAATTACCGAAACACTAAACAATAATGGATTTCGTACGCGCCGAGGAAAATCGTTTCATGTTGCCCAAGTACAGCGTGTTATTAAGCTTATGGAGTAA
- a CDS encoding ATP-binding protein, translating into MKYNLAALEWQQFEVLAFQCLQFDVSKSVQYVQGGSDKGRDIVYEGITNFFDADSKSYKYIFQVKHKSNIANFAALKSDLAKELDKVYIKNKLFFDRYCLVTNLAITASQLDELQVIFSDFITTHSLPNTLRFNLYNYQHIEACIDNHDSLKWNFPKIVKQTDFKLLLDGLFKKHEKNITTGWIEVFKKNQEKFVYTKKFSDTLDLIQQKNIVLLSGPPKSGKSFTAEMLALYMFLEEEFIVYKLDRFEDFDKYFDSSQKQLFLFDDAFGKHNLEYTRSDAFDRKIEFILNLLGNNHKCVFTSRAYIYKALKAHADFNFESILSEITVEVSSLSTGEKDSIFRRYFTLKFPTLSTPEDDFIENLVNHTNYAPETVRAYFENADDFDKAALIQHLNAPDAYLKTVFINLLQPKKLVLLALLFSTTGTDASIAYAYRNVRSDVGEKELINLKEELEIMVGSVIKKSGQLYNFYHPSMFDFFVNYLGNDLSQYRQILFRNINIELLSLAKFKTLKTDTNSVEIKTDDIEDFILGTKRLLKNNTVSLYEINSLIHWIDSPDSMVNFQVKLRPNFNKYMDEMLQVIKELNFTRFINDNTIDICIFFDAIRKLVTISSEQTYIDPSYIEAFLQRHQSSPDYWHLVFSLTPYLRKEEAIALVTASWLNNFYKKLEAEIDSLGHELFGEAYPNFTLLAEKKQLIADKKFAEANKILQQTHADFKLPTSKLWYPRYKSCKEKMMVMRNSRPLGDIIYQRLTERFSFLTKLEENQKNRYFHNTQKKWW; encoded by the coding sequence ATGAAATACAATTTAGCTGCACTAGAATGGCAACAATTTGAAGTTCTAGCTTTTCAGTGTTTACAATTTGATGTCTCTAAATCAGTTCAATACGTGCAAGGAGGAAGCGACAAAGGCCGTGATATCGTTTATGAGGGTATTACTAATTTTTTTGATGCTGATTCTAAATCTTATAAATATATATTTCAGGTTAAACATAAATCGAATATTGCCAATTTTGCTGCGCTTAAATCAGATTTGGCCAAAGAACTGGACAAAGTTTATATCAAAAATAAATTATTTTTTGATCGCTACTGCTTGGTAACCAATCTAGCTATTACTGCGAGTCAGCTTGACGAGTTACAGGTTATTTTTTCTGATTTTATTACTACACATTCATTGCCTAACACATTACGATTTAACTTATATAATTATCAACACATCGAGGCTTGTATAGATAATCATGATTCCTTAAAATGGAATTTCCCCAAAATTGTAAAACAAACTGATTTTAAACTGCTATTGGATGGGTTGTTTAAAAAACACGAAAAAAATATAACAACTGGGTGGATAGAAGTATTTAAAAAAAATCAAGAAAAATTTGTTTATACCAAGAAATTTAGTGACACTCTTGACTTGATTCAGCAGAAAAATATTGTACTCTTATCGGGCCCTCCAAAATCTGGAAAATCGTTTACTGCCGAAATGTTGGCATTATATATGTTCCTAGAAGAAGAATTTATTGTTTACAAATTAGACCGATTTGAAGATTTTGATAAGTATTTTGACTCGTCCCAAAAACAACTCTTTCTATTTGATGATGCTTTTGGTAAACATAATTTGGAATATACACGATCTGATGCTTTTGACAGAAAGATAGAATTTATATTAAATCTTTTAGGTAATAATCATAAGTGTGTTTTTACGAGCCGCGCCTACATATATAAAGCTTTAAAAGCACATGCTGATTTTAATTTTGAATCAATCCTTTCTGAAATCACAGTCGAAGTATCTAGCTTGTCAACAGGAGAAAAGGATAGCATTTTTAGACGCTACTTTACATTAAAATTCCCGACCCTTTCTACTCCCGAAGATGACTTCATTGAAAATTTAGTCAACCATACTAATTATGCTCCCGAAACGGTTCGCGCTTACTTTGAAAACGCGGATGATTTTGATAAAGCCGCATTAATACAACATTTGAACGCTCCAGATGCTTATCTGAAAACAGTATTTATCAATTTACTTCAGCCCAAGAAACTTGTCCTATTAGCTCTTCTATTCTCCACGACAGGCACAGATGCTTCAATCGCTTATGCATATCGTAACGTTCGTAGCGACGTGGGAGAAAAGGAATTAATAAATCTAAAAGAAGAACTTGAGATCATGGTAGGGAGTGTAATCAAAAAAAGTGGTCAACTTTATAATTTTTACCACCCTTCTATGTTTGATTTTTTTGTTAATTATCTAGGGAATGATCTTTCTCAATATCGTCAGATACTTTTTCGAAATATTAATATAGAACTGCTTAGTTTGGCTAAGTTTAAAACTTTAAAAACTGATACTAATTCTGTCGAAATAAAAACTGATGATATTGAAGATTTTATCTTAGGCACCAAACGACTGCTAAAAAATAATACAGTTTCTTTATATGAAATTAATTCTCTGATTCACTGGATCGATTCGCCAGACTCCATGGTAAATTTTCAAGTCAAATTACGTCCAAACTTTAATAAGTACATGGATGAGATGCTTCAGGTAATTAAAGAGCTAAATTTCACTCGTTTCATAAATGATAATACCATTGATATATGTATTTTTTTTGATGCAATCAGAAAGTTAGTTACTATATCATCCGAACAAACTTACATTGATCCGAGCTATATTGAGGCTTTTCTACAAAGACATCAAAGTAGTCCAGACTATTGGCATTTAGTCTTTTCACTAACACCCTATCTTCGAAAGGAGGAAGCTATAGCTTTGGTTACTGCATCTTGGTTAAATAATTTTTATAAAAAGCTTGAAGCAGAGATAGATAGTTTAGGTCATGAACTCTTTGGTGAAGCATACCCTAATTTTACCCTTTTAGCAGAAAAAAAGCAATTAATAGCAGATAAAAAGTTTGCTGAAGCTAATAAAATTTTGCAACAAACACATGCTGATTTTAAGCTTCCTACTTCTAAGTTATGGTATCCTCGTTATAAATCTTGTAAAGAAAAAATGATGGTTATGCGAAATAGTAGACCTCTTGGAGATATTATATACCAGAGGCTTACAGAGCGATTTTCATTTCTAACAAAGTTAGAGGAAAATCAAAAGAATCGATATTTTCATAATACTCAGAAAAAATGGTGGTGA
- a CDS encoding ImmA/IrrE family metallo-endopeptidase codes for MNSVQKGDELEYRSYQLIEKALNEYKLGLIPGSCRVFRKKGYYSEKRKGYIIFDLAIEVWPEGASNYSLLNLIECKNYAKQVPVDDIEEFYTKIKQVADVNIKGIFITDNGFQRGAFTFAKSVGMMLITVNDLITLNVILHKANRYKQLKEESSIQSLEFETLDLTIQQVLLRKLQRILDREVLSVFVYQVITDSFNRNEFEIPFLSAKDIEEFTSSLLMAYSPEVVKGDKMLDWEKFEQFLALTYEMTILYTDLDAFDSRGHQVDSSCSFSTKTIQIKSSFRNSTRAAFLLAHELGHYFLHNRTSINQYTYESFSDSVYNLRMNRYELNNPKTWIEWQANQFASCLILPRESIIYRLGIEQFKQNLQIGKPLYLDDQPSNRFAFRIIITNLARFYFTTKTSIIYRLTALKMIVVNTRLKSLGQLLRENYPELLDES; via the coding sequence ATGAATTCGGTACAAAAAGGAGATGAACTTGAGTATCGTTCTTATCAATTAATTGAAAAAGCACTTAATGAGTATAAGTTAGGACTGATACCTGGCAGTTGTCGGGTATTTCGTAAAAAAGGCTACTACTCTGAAAAACGAAAAGGTTACATTATTTTCGATTTAGCTATTGAGGTCTGGCCTGAAGGAGCTTCTAATTACTCATTACTCAATCTAATTGAGTGTAAAAATTATGCTAAGCAGGTTCCTGTTGATGATATCGAAGAGTTTTATACTAAAATCAAGCAGGTTGCTGATGTTAACATAAAGGGTATATTTATTACTGACAATGGCTTTCAACGAGGTGCCTTTACATTTGCGAAGTCAGTTGGGATGATGCTCATTACGGTCAATGATCTAATAACTCTCAACGTCATTCTACATAAAGCCAACCGGTATAAACAACTTAAGGAAGAGAGCTCTATTCAATCATTAGAATTTGAGACTTTGGATTTGACCATACAACAAGTCTTACTTAGAAAGCTTCAACGTATCCTTGATAGAGAAGTACTAAGTGTTTTTGTATATCAAGTGATTACAGATTCCTTTAATCGAAACGAGTTTGAAATTCCGTTTTTATCAGCTAAGGACATTGAGGAATTTACAAGCTCATTATTAATGGCTTATAGCCCTGAAGTAGTCAAAGGAGATAAAATGCTTGATTGGGAAAAATTCGAGCAATTCTTGGCTCTTACCTATGAAATGACAATTTTATATACTGATCTTGATGCGTTTGATAGTCGTGGCCACCAAGTTGACAGCTCGTGCTCTTTTTCAACTAAAACAATACAGATAAAGTCATCTTTTCGGAATTCGACTCGAGCAGCCTTCTTATTGGCTCATGAGTTAGGGCACTACTTCCTGCACAATCGAACTTCCATCAATCAATATACTTATGAATCATTCAGCGATTCAGTCTACAATCTAAGGATGAATCGATATGAGTTAAACAATCCCAAGACTTGGATTGAATGGCAAGCCAATCAATTTGCTTCCTGCTTAATATTACCGCGGGAATCAATAATTTATCGATTAGGTATTGAACAGTTTAAGCAAAATTTACAAATAGGGAAACCATTATATCTAGATGATCAACCCAGTAACCGGTTTGCCTTCCGAATCATTATTACAAATTTAGCTCGTTTTTACTTCACAACTAAAACGAGTATAATTTATCGACTAACTGCATTGAAAATGATTGTTGTTAATACCCGATTAAAGTCATTAGGCCAGCTCTTACGAGAAAATTATCCAGAATTGCTTGATGAATCCTAA
- a CDS encoding competence protein CoiA family protein: MIARQETSEESTSIFTAKNQSGQVIFIQEATSGRGGYYCQGCHQELVARKGPIIIHHFAHLARDVEQKQHCTFADEDYRLSIAQSTLQRIKQIRVPRTLLIHPEVPTQAIQLQPPRNIHAHRVEVKFPLCLNGQGQIETDRLIAEKLISEGVSFVRPNISFFNNKDQPILAIELITDGKQKGISAERKAQYTLLGIDAIQVILPKESAQAIEDTFFTTKNTFWLYNDEYAHTTYPSPSTAEFIEGVSDVDRLQIQLLEEDAKCRANRLRNLIRSIRKYLDSDSAQQVAVAIQQSIGNLERQTERVDQQLRERTEQLKGQVRTEFASQVGRLRDEEASLDQQEEAFRVEEERVESAYHQETERIDGDIRDICERHNPAVDTLNQGIRDTQRALDNLSSERIKLDQQIPEFASRSYRLRESIAETEHSEGQLKQRIETTKERIKRYRADDITKLKTDIQQLERELAATDEAEENQIQREINSLEQRAQAAISQRDTSGLPQECRELKDFFSGWTSLSDYNTYQTNFRRLRQAKQEFDSGAWKNWYKA; the protein is encoded by the coding sequence ATGATCGCTCGTCAAGAAACCTCAGAGGAATCAACCAGTATTTTCACGGCCAAAAATCAATCGGGGCAAGTCATATTCATCCAGGAAGCAACATCCGGGAGGGGGGGATACTATTGCCAGGGGTGCCACCAGGAATTAGTTGCCAGGAAAGGTCCAATTATCATCCATCACTTCGCGCATTTAGCTCGAGATGTTGAGCAAAAGCAGCATTGCACCTTCGCTGACGAAGATTACCGACTATCCATTGCCCAAAGTACATTGCAACGAATCAAGCAAATTCGAGTTCCTCGTACTTTATTAATACATCCAGAGGTTCCCACTCAAGCAATACAACTTCAGCCACCCCGCAACATACATGCTCACCGGGTTGAGGTGAAATTTCCTCTATGTTTGAATGGTCAGGGACAAATTGAAACGGACCGCTTAATCGCAGAAAAGTTGATTTCTGAAGGGGTGTCTTTTGTTCGCCCAAACATCAGCTTTTTCAATAATAAAGATCAGCCCATTTTAGCCATTGAATTAATTACTGATGGTAAACAGAAGGGCATTTCAGCCGAAAGAAAAGCGCAGTATACACTTTTAGGGATTGATGCCATCCAGGTCATTCTCCCCAAAGAGTCAGCTCAAGCCATTGAAGATACCTTTTTCACTACTAAAAATACATTCTGGCTTTATAATGATGAATACGCCCACACCACATACCCTTCACCATCTACCGCTGAATTTATTGAAGGAGTATCAGACGTTGATCGACTCCAGATACAACTTCTCGAAGAAGACGCCAAATGCCGAGCCAACCGGCTTAGAAACCTTATACGATCAATTAGAAAATACCTTGACTCAGACTCCGCTCAACAGGTTGCAGTGGCTATACAACAGTCAATCGGAAATCTTGAAAGGCAAACAGAACGAGTTGACCAACAGCTCCGGGAACGAACTGAACAACTTAAGGGGCAAGTACGAACAGAGTTTGCTTCGCAAGTCGGGCGTTTGCGAGACGAGGAAGCGAGTCTTGACCAGCAGGAAGAAGCTTTTAGAGTCGAAGAAGAACGAGTGGAGAGCGCATATCATCAAGAAACGGAACGAATTGACGGAGATATCAGAGACATATGTGAACGACATAACCCCGCAGTCGATACGCTTAACCAAGGAATTAGAGATACTCAACGAGCGCTTGACAACCTCTCGTCAGAACGTATCAAACTTGACCAGCAGATTCCAGAGTTTGCAAGCCGAAGTTACCGACTACGAGAATCAATTGCAGAAACTGAACATTCAGAAGGACAGCTTAAGCAACGAATTGAAACAACTAAAGAGCGAATTAAGCGATATAGAGCAGACGATATTACCAAACTTAAAACTGACATCCAGCAACTTGAGAGAGAGCTTGCAGCAACAGATGAAGCGGAGGAAAACCAAATTCAACGAGAAATTAACAGCCTTGAACAGCGAGCTCAAGCAGCAATTAGTCAACGTGATACTTCTGGACTTCCCCAAGAATGCCGAGAACTTAAAGACTTTTTTTCAGGCTGGACGTCCCTTAGCGATTATAACACATACCAAACAAATTTCAGACGATTACGACAAGCTAAGCAGGAATTTGACTCAGGTGCTTGGAAGAATTGGTATAAAGCTTGA
- a CDS encoding SMODS domain-containing nucleotidyltransferase, with product MAITKYFNEFLSNIRLSKNQRDDLITGHSTLRDRLKNDADLSKIIVSTFLQGSYRRATAIKPKNGKRADVDIIVVTNLDRHSLTPQEAIDKFISFVEKHYKGKYRIQGRSIGIELSYVDLDIVVTSAPSEVEQAFLKSESVTTALALEDLGNDWRLVKSWAEPGHRQNWTSFMAESIRAAAEWKTASLYIPDQDANCWVETNPLEQIRWTRDKNKATYSHFVNVVKALKWWRLCRLIDLKHPKGYPIEHMIGDCCPDNITSVAEGVVKTLEAIVANYAWYRRLEVTPTLADRGVPSHNVWKRVSSKDFIAFYDFIVEAAKTARRAYDAELDCEKLREWRLLFGTEFPVMTEDEARNERLARKSQQLQAGTATLTSGITIIRNTSGVSVPRERDHYDDSSLLQ from the coding sequence ATGGCAATAACCAAGTATTTCAACGAGTTCCTGTCAAACATTCGCCTGTCAAAGAACCAGCGTGACGATTTAATCACTGGGCATAGCACGCTGCGTGACCGCTTAAAGAATGATGCTGACTTGTCAAAAATTATAGTTAGCACTTTTTTACAGGGGAGTTACCGACGGGCAACAGCGATTAAACCTAAAAATGGCAAACGGGCCGATGTCGATATTATCGTAGTAACCAATTTAGATCGTCATTCCCTAACTCCTCAAGAGGCTATTGACAAATTTATCTCTTTCGTAGAGAAGCACTATAAAGGAAAATACCGAATTCAGGGACGCTCAATTGGGATAGAACTTTCCTACGTAGACCTAGATATTGTGGTGACCTCTGCCCCTTCTGAAGTTGAACAAGCCTTCCTTAAATCGGAAAGTGTAACAACTGCGTTGGCCTTAGAGGATTTAGGGAACGATTGGCGCTTAGTAAAATCCTGGGCTGAACCTGGCCATCGACAAAATTGGACTTCCTTTATGGCGGAATCAATCCGTGCAGCAGCAGAATGGAAAACGGCGTCTCTCTATATTCCTGATCAGGATGCAAATTGCTGGGTTGAGACCAATCCGTTGGAGCAGATTCGATGGACTCGTGATAAGAACAAGGCGACCTATAGCCATTTCGTGAACGTAGTAAAAGCGTTGAAATGGTGGCGACTGTGTCGATTGATTGACCTTAAACATCCTAAAGGATACCCGATTGAGCACATGATTGGTGATTGTTGTCCTGACAACATTACTTCGGTCGCCGAAGGTGTCGTTAAAACGTTGGAAGCTATTGTGGCAAATTATGCCTGGTATCGACGTCTTGAAGTGACACCTACTTTAGCCGATCGGGGCGTTCCCTCACATAATGTATGGAAGCGGGTTTCTTCGAAAGACTTCATTGCTTTTTATGATTTCATCGTCGAAGCAGCTAAAACGGCCCGACGTGCTTATGATGCAGAACTGGATTGCGAAAAACTTCGGGAGTGGCGGTTATTATTTGGGACAGAATTTCCTGTGATGACCGAAGATGAAGCAAGAAATGAGCGCCTGGCTCGTAAATCTCAACAGTTGCAGGCAGGCACTGCTACGTTAACCAGTGGGATTACTATAATACGAAACACATCCGGTGTGTCTGTCCCACGAGAAAGAGATCATTATGATGATTCGAGCTTATTACAATGA
- a CDS encoding HigA family addiction module antitoxin — protein MIELKDLVPGRATHPGEMLALELEGLNLSQQDFALQIGMQKSQLNEIIKGKRSINAETAILIAKALGGEAQFWLNAQLNYDLDIAKRQQKVQDRSKALDLWNRFKNHVGVTYLRTQKYLTGDPVDDVPAVQKLYNVETPDELKYQLEHSSMALFRKSQRLDEDKVNVLAWVKMVEFHASQQEVPPFNLQAADEVVTALRQIILQNVNVLVNVQCTLNRQGIKFIYQPKADKAPIDGMSCWSGENPAIGMSLRSARLDNFAFTLLHELGHVYRHLAHNNHICFYDNLEDTLNNQQEKEANAFAQECILPEPAWKQLMATAEQFNQNYIIRFAKSVAMHPAVIAGQVCYRTGHYKWRRSDINNVIG, from the coding sequence ATGATTGAACTAAAAGACCTTGTTCCTGGCCGTGCCACTCATCCAGGAGAAATGTTGGCTCTAGAACTGGAAGGTTTAAATCTAAGCCAGCAGGATTTTGCCCTCCAGATTGGGATGCAGAAATCCCAGTTGAATGAAATTATAAAAGGTAAACGTAGCATCAACGCCGAAACCGCTATTCTGATTGCCAAAGCGCTTGGCGGTGAAGCGCAATTTTGGCTAAACGCACAACTCAATTACGATTTGGACATAGCCAAGCGGCAACAAAAAGTGCAGGATCGATCTAAAGCATTGGATCTATGGAACCGATTTAAGAATCATGTTGGTGTCACTTACCTCAGAACTCAGAAATATTTAACGGGTGATCCCGTTGACGATGTTCCAGCAGTTCAGAAATTATATAATGTTGAAACACCCGATGAATTAAAATATCAACTTGAGCATTCATCAATGGCTTTATTCCGCAAATCGCAACGATTAGACGAGGACAAGGTGAATGTGTTAGCTTGGGTAAAAATGGTCGAATTTCATGCCAGTCAGCAGGAAGTGCCGCCTTTCAATCTGCAAGCTGCTGATGAGGTCGTTACCGCCCTTCGGCAAATCATACTACAAAATGTGAATGTCTTGGTGAATGTTCAATGTACGTTGAATCGCCAAGGCATTAAATTCATTTATCAGCCTAAAGCCGACAAAGCGCCCATTGATGGCATGTCCTGCTGGTCAGGTGAAAATCCAGCTATTGGTATGTCGTTACGAAGTGCCAGGCTTGACAATTTCGCCTTTACCCTCCTTCATGAACTAGGCCATGTTTATCGGCATTTAGCCCATAATAACCACATCTGCTTCTATGATAATTTAGAAGACACACTGAATAATCAGCAAGAAAAAGAAGCGAATGCTTTTGCTCAGGAATGTATTTTGCCGGAACCAGCTTGGAAGCAGCTTATGGCTACAGCCGAGCAGTTTAATCAAAACTACATTATACGATTTGCGAAGTCGGTAGCCATGCATCCTGCGGTTATTGCAGGTCAGGTTTGCTACAGAACGGGCCATTATAAATGGCGTCGTAGCGATATAAACAACGTAATTGGTTGA
- a CDS encoding type IV toxin-antitoxin system AbiEi family antitoxin: MFKKNEQKLKMNKDEDIVSRATQSLQEVTGFQVGWELGLSNELDGFVKLSTNNEIINFSIEVKQRANPHLIIQLTALKEALGDVLLIAEFIPTDLQKTLKQLKLNYLDTAGNCCIQSKGQFILIEGRRGGKFTIAAKQPFGKSGLRVIFTLLTQADSINLTVRELADRTGVSIGSVQQTLDGLKHLGYVVAVDEHRRKLVKVERLIEQWLNRYGSTLKPNLLVGKFRLPTGLQPNDWQKIKLQLGSYWSGEPAADAVTNNLRPQKLTIYTEEDKSGLMRKYRLLPDEEGSIEIYHLFWRPIGEQSNELSIVPPLLIYTDLLASADPRNLEIASTIYQKYVHY, encoded by the coding sequence TTGTTCAAAAAAAATGAACAAAAACTAAAAATGAACAAAGATGAAGATATAGTTAGCCGAGCAACTCAATCCTTGCAAGAAGTTACTGGCTTTCAAGTAGGTTGGGAACTTGGATTATCAAATGAATTAGACGGATTTGTTAAACTATCGACTAATAATGAGATAATTAATTTCTCTATCGAGGTAAAACAACGCGCCAATCCCCATTTGATTATTCAATTAACGGCCTTAAAAGAAGCGCTGGGAGACGTTCTATTAATCGCTGAATTTATACCCACTGATCTTCAAAAGACGCTTAAACAACTGAAATTAAATTATTTAGATACAGCAGGTAACTGCTGTATCCAATCAAAAGGTCAGTTTATTCTCATTGAAGGACGTAGGGGAGGAAAGTTTACAATAGCAGCAAAACAGCCTTTCGGAAAGAGCGGATTACGGGTAATTTTTACACTGCTTACTCAAGCTGATTCCATCAATCTAACCGTACGGGAATTAGCCGACCGAACAGGTGTCTCTATTGGATCAGTACAGCAGACTCTAGATGGACTTAAACATCTAGGTTATGTAGTCGCTGTAGATGAGCACCGACGTAAGTTGGTGAAAGTTGAACGATTGATAGAGCAATGGTTGAACCGATATGGTAGTACACTTAAACCCAACCTATTAGTAGGTAAATTTAGATTACCTACTGGCCTACAGCCCAATGATTGGCAGAAAATCAAACTTCAATTAGGTAGTTATTGGAGTGGTGAGCCAGCTGCTGATGCAGTAACCAATAATTTGAGGCCGCAAAAATTGACAATTTATACAGAAGAAGACAAATCTGGATTAATGCGAAAATATCGGTTACTACCTGATGAAGAGGGCTCTATAGAGATATACCACCTATTCTGGCGACCAATAGGAGAACAATCGAATGAACTTTCAATCGTTCCACCTTTACTTATCTATACAGATCTCTTAGCTAGTGCTGACCCGCGAAATCTAGAGATCGCAAGTACGATCTACCAGAAGTATGTACACTATTAA